Proteins encoded together in one Salvelinus namaycush isolate Seneca chromosome 26, SaNama_1.0, whole genome shotgun sequence window:
- the LOC120021349 gene encoding serine/threonine-protein kinase MARK2-like isoform X7, with protein sequence MSTRTVTRTTLLTIEHSSNQSPSESKAGGRPNMPRCRNSVPTTADEQPHIGNYRLLKTIGKGNFAKVKLARHVLTGKEVAVKIIDKTQLNSSSLQKLFREVRIMKLLNHPNIVKLFEVIETEKTLYLIMEYASGGEVFDYLVAHGRMKEKEARAKFRQLLLLLLLQIVSAVQYCHQKCIVHRDLKAENLLLDADMNIKIADFGFSNEFTMGNKLDTFCGSPPYAAPELFQGKKYDGPEVDVWSLGVILYTLVSGSLPFDGQNLKELRERVLRGKYRIPFYMSTDCENLLKKFLILNPTKRGSLEQQIMKDRWMNVGHEEEELKPFIEPQPDYKDPKRTGQNPDRAGGWKRDIMLQMGYSAEEIQDSLVNQKYNEVMATYLLLDYRNTEMDECISLSMKSRPGSDLTNSNAQSPSHKVQRSTSSNLKPRRATDAGSSASKRSQGDNKHTAEDYGRKGSGTGSSTKVPPSPLATADRKRSTPTPSTNSILSTGTSRSRNSPVPERATLGVQNGKDSLTTPGSRASTASAAAVLSSSHPRHHKSLSTSAHPSPPDIHAHRPSTAPQRVPVASPSAHNIGSSTATDRTNFPRNVTSRSTFSAGQQRAARDQHTSTYNGPPSSPSLSYGNSQARRAGGTGIFRKFTSKFVRRNLTFRFPRRPMLTTAEKLEKVTLGSAGDENKDFLSSTSTVPSTPTSSLTSKDHKPRSLRFTWSMKTTSSMEPNEMMKEIRKVLDSNSCEYELRERYMLLCVSGNPACDDFVQWEMEVCKLPRLSLNGVRFKRISGTSIAFKNIASKVANELKL encoded by the exons tctccctctgAGTCCAAGGCAGGCGGGCGTCCCAATATGCCGCGGTGCCGGAATTCTGTCCCCACGACGGCAGACGAGCAGCCACACATTGGCAACTACCGGCTGCTAAAGACCATTGGCAAGGGCAACTTTGCCAAGGTCAAACTGGCCCGGCATGTCCTCACAGGGAAAGAG GTGGCTGTGAAAATCATTGACAAAACGCAACTTAACTCTTCCAGTCTCCAAAAG CTGTTTCGTGAAGTGAGGATCATGAAGTTGTTGAATCATCCAAATATCG TTAAGTTATTTGAAGTTATTGAGACTGAGAAGACACTGTACTTGATCATGGAGTATGCCAGTGGAG GTGAGGTGTTTGATTACCTTGTTGCTCACGGGAGAATGAAGGAGAAAGAGGCCAGAGCCAAATTTAGACAG CTGTTGCTCCTTCTCTTGCTACAGATAGTTTCAGCGGTACAGTACTGCCACCAGAAGTGCATTGTACACAGAGACCTAAAG GCAGAGAACCTACTCCTAGATGCTGACATGAACATCAAGATCGCAGACTTTGGTTTCAGCAATGAGTTCACCATGGGGAACAAGCTGGACACTTTTTGTGGCTCCCCGCCCTACGCTGCTCCGGAGCTGTTCCAAGGGAAGAAGTATGACGGGCCCGAGGTGGACGTCTGGAGCCTGGGGGTCATCCTCTACACACTGGTCAGCGGCTCTCTGCCCTTCGACGGGCAGAACCTCAAG GAGCTGCGTGAACGGGTTTTGCGGGGGAAGTATAGGATTCCGTTCTACATGTCCACAGACTGCGAGAACCTGCTCAAGAAGTTCCTCATTCTCAACCCAACCAAGAGGGGCAGCCTGGAG CAGCAGATCATGAAGGACCGCTGGATGAATGTAGGCCATGAGGAGGAGGAGCTGAAGCCCTTCATCGAGCCCCAGCCAGACTATAAGGACCCCAAGAGGACAGGTCAGAACCCCGACCGAGCGGGGGGGTGGAAGAGAG ATATCATGTTGCAGATGGGCTACTCTGCAGAGGAGATCCAGGACTCCCTCGTCAACCAAAAATATAATGAAGTCATGGCCACATATCTATTACTGGATTACAGGAACACAGAG aTGGACGAATGTATCAGTCTGTCAATGAAATCCCGCCCAGGAAGTGACCTCACAAACAGCAATGCTCAATCTCCTTCTCACAAGGTACAGCGCAGTACCTCATCCAATCTGAAGCCCCGGAGAGCAACAGATGCAG GTTCTTCTGCTTCCAAGCGTTCCCAGGGTGACAACAAGCACACAGCAGAGGATTATGGGAGGAAAGGTTCTGGCACTGGCAGCTCCACTAAAGTCCCTCCCAGTCCTTTAGCTACAGCAGATCGTAAGAGGAGCACCCCAACCCCCTCCACC AACAGCATCCTGTCCACTGGTACGAGTCGCAGTCGAAACTCGCCGGTCCCTGAGAGGGCCACACTTGGGGTCCAGAATGGAAAGGACAG CCTGACCACCCCAGGGTCCCGTGCCTCCACAGCCTCGGCAGCTGCCGTACTCTCCTCCTCCCACCCCCGACATCACAAGTCCTTGTCCACCTCTGCTCACCCCAGCCCCCCAGACATCCATGCACACCGGCCCAG CACCGCCCCTCAGAGAGTACCGGTGGCGTCTCCTTCTGCCCACAACATCGGCAGTTCCACGGCGACAGACCGTACCAACTTCCCCAGAAATGTGACCAGCCGGAGCACTTTCAGTGCCGGCCAGCAGAGGGCGGCACGGGACCAACATACCTCCACTTATAATGGTCCCCCAtcatccccttccctctcctacGGGAACAGCCAAGCCCGAAGAGCCGGGGGCACTGGTATCTTCAGAAAGTTCACTTCTAAATTTGTGCGCAG AAATCTCACATTCAGATTCCCCAGAAG ACCCATGCTGACCACCGCTGAGAAGCTGGAAAAGGTCACTCTGGGCTCTGCAGGAGACGAGAACAAGGACTTCCTGTCTTCCACCTCTACGGTTCCCAGCACCCCGACTTCAAGCCTGACCTCCAAGGACCACAAGCCCCGCTCGCTGCGCTTCACCTGGAGCATGAAGACCACCTCCTCCATGGAGCCCAATGAGATGATGAAGGAGATCCGGAAGGTTTTGGACTCGAACAGCTGCGAGTATGAGCTACGGGAGCGCTACATGCTGCTGTGCGTGTCTGGGAATCCCGCCTGTGACGACTTTGTCCAGTGGGAGATGGAGGTTTGCAAGCTGCCCCGCCTCTCCCTCAACGGGGTTCGCTTTAAGCGCATTTCTGGCACGTCCATCGCCTTCAAGAACATCGCTTCCAAGGTTGCCAATGAGCTCAAACTTTGA
- the LOC120021349 gene encoding serine/threonine-protein kinase MARK2-like isoform X3 yields the protein MSTRTVTRTTLLTIEHSSNQSPSESKAGGRPNMPRCRNSVPTTADEQPHIGNYRLLKTIGKGNFAKVKLARHVLTGKEVAVKIIDKTQLNSSSLQKLFREVRIMKLLNHPNIVKLFEVIETEKTLYLIMEYASGGEVFDYLVAHGRMKEKEARAKFRQIVSAVQYCHQKCIVHRDLKAENLLLDADMNIKIADFGFSNEFTMGNKLDTFCGSPPYAAPELFQGKKYDGPEVDVWSLGVILYTLVSGSLPFDGQNLKELRERVLRGKYRIPFYMSTDCENLLKKFLILNPTKRGSLEQQIMKDRWMNVGHEEEELKPFIEPQPDYKDPKRTGQNPDRAGGWKRDIMLQMGYSAEEIQDSLVNQKYNEVMATYLLLDYRNTEMDECISLSMKSRPGSDLTNSNAQSPSHKVQRSTSSNLKPRRATDAGSSASKRSQGDNKHTAEDYGRKGSGTGSSTKVPPSPLATADRKRSTPTPSTNSILSTGTSRSRNSPVPERATLGVQNGKDSLTTPGSRASTASAAAVLSSSHPRHHKSLSTSAHPSPPDIHAHRPSTAPQRVPVASPSAHNIGSSTATDRTNFPRNVTSRSTFSAGQQRAARDQHTSTYNGPPSSPSLSYGNSQARRAGGTGIFRKFTSKFVRRNLTFRFPRSPYEGEGRDESSRPMLTTAEKLEKVTLGSAGDENKDFLSSTSTVPSTPTSSLTSKDHKPRSLRFTWSMKTTSSMEPNEMMKEIRKVLDSNSCEYELRERYMLLCVSGNPACDDFVQWEMEVCKLPRLSLNGVRFKRISGTSIAFKNIASKVANELKL from the exons tctccctctgAGTCCAAGGCAGGCGGGCGTCCCAATATGCCGCGGTGCCGGAATTCTGTCCCCACGACGGCAGACGAGCAGCCACACATTGGCAACTACCGGCTGCTAAAGACCATTGGCAAGGGCAACTTTGCCAAGGTCAAACTGGCCCGGCATGTCCTCACAGGGAAAGAG GTGGCTGTGAAAATCATTGACAAAACGCAACTTAACTCTTCCAGTCTCCAAAAG CTGTTTCGTGAAGTGAGGATCATGAAGTTGTTGAATCATCCAAATATCG TTAAGTTATTTGAAGTTATTGAGACTGAGAAGACACTGTACTTGATCATGGAGTATGCCAGTGGAG GTGAGGTGTTTGATTACCTTGTTGCTCACGGGAGAATGAAGGAGAAAGAGGCCAGAGCCAAATTTAGACAG ATAGTTTCAGCGGTACAGTACTGCCACCAGAAGTGCATTGTACACAGAGACCTAAAG GCAGAGAACCTACTCCTAGATGCTGACATGAACATCAAGATCGCAGACTTTGGTTTCAGCAATGAGTTCACCATGGGGAACAAGCTGGACACTTTTTGTGGCTCCCCGCCCTACGCTGCTCCGGAGCTGTTCCAAGGGAAGAAGTATGACGGGCCCGAGGTGGACGTCTGGAGCCTGGGGGTCATCCTCTACACACTGGTCAGCGGCTCTCTGCCCTTCGACGGGCAGAACCTCAAG GAGCTGCGTGAACGGGTTTTGCGGGGGAAGTATAGGATTCCGTTCTACATGTCCACAGACTGCGAGAACCTGCTCAAGAAGTTCCTCATTCTCAACCCAACCAAGAGGGGCAGCCTGGAG CAGCAGATCATGAAGGACCGCTGGATGAATGTAGGCCATGAGGAGGAGGAGCTGAAGCCCTTCATCGAGCCCCAGCCAGACTATAAGGACCCCAAGAGGACAGGTCAGAACCCCGACCGAGCGGGGGGGTGGAAGAGAG ATATCATGTTGCAGATGGGCTACTCTGCAGAGGAGATCCAGGACTCCCTCGTCAACCAAAAATATAATGAAGTCATGGCCACATATCTATTACTGGATTACAGGAACACAGAG aTGGACGAATGTATCAGTCTGTCAATGAAATCCCGCCCAGGAAGTGACCTCACAAACAGCAATGCTCAATCTCCTTCTCACAAGGTACAGCGCAGTACCTCATCCAATCTGAAGCCCCGGAGAGCAACAGATGCAG GTTCTTCTGCTTCCAAGCGTTCCCAGGGTGACAACAAGCACACAGCAGAGGATTATGGGAGGAAAGGTTCTGGCACTGGCAGCTCCACTAAAGTCCCTCCCAGTCCTTTAGCTACAGCAGATCGTAAGAGGAGCACCCCAACCCCCTCCACC AACAGCATCCTGTCCACTGGTACGAGTCGCAGTCGAAACTCGCCGGTCCCTGAGAGGGCCACACTTGGGGTCCAGAATGGAAAGGACAG CCTGACCACCCCAGGGTCCCGTGCCTCCACAGCCTCGGCAGCTGCCGTACTCTCCTCCTCCCACCCCCGACATCACAAGTCCTTGTCCACCTCTGCTCACCCCAGCCCCCCAGACATCCATGCACACCGGCCCAG CACCGCCCCTCAGAGAGTACCGGTGGCGTCTCCTTCTGCCCACAACATCGGCAGTTCCACGGCGACAGACCGTACCAACTTCCCCAGAAATGTGACCAGCCGGAGCACTTTCAGTGCCGGCCAGCAGAGGGCGGCACGGGACCAACATACCTCCACTTATAATGGTCCCCCAtcatccccttccctctcctacGGGAACAGCCAAGCCCGAAGAGCCGGGGGCACTGGTATCTTCAGAAAGTTCACTTCTAAATTTGTGCGCAG AAATCTCACATTCAGATTCCCCAGAAG CCCGTATGAGGGAGAGGGTCGAGATGAGTCCAGCAG ACCCATGCTGACCACCGCTGAGAAGCTGGAAAAGGTCACTCTGGGCTCTGCAGGAGACGAGAACAAGGACTTCCTGTCTTCCACCTCTACGGTTCCCAGCACCCCGACTTCAAGCCTGACCTCCAAGGACCACAAGCCCCGCTCGCTGCGCTTCACCTGGAGCATGAAGACCACCTCCTCCATGGAGCCCAATGAGATGATGAAGGAGATCCGGAAGGTTTTGGACTCGAACAGCTGCGAGTATGAGCTACGGGAGCGCTACATGCTGCTGTGCGTGTCTGGGAATCCCGCCTGTGACGACTTTGTCCAGTGGGAGATGGAGGTTTGCAAGCTGCCCCGCCTCTCCCTCAACGGGGTTCGCTTTAAGCGCATTTCTGGCACGTCCATCGCCTTCAAGAACATCGCTTCCAAGGTTGCCAATGAGCTCAAACTTTGA
- the LOC120021349 gene encoding serine/threonine-protein kinase MARK2-like isoform X10, translated as MSTRTVTRTTLLTIEHSSNQSPSESKAGGRPNMPRCRNSVPTTADEQPHIGNYRLLKTIGKGNFAKVKLARHVLTGKEVAVKIIDKTQLNSSSLQKLFREVRIMKLLNHPNIVKLFEVIETEKTLYLIMEYASGGEVFDYLVAHGRMKEKEARAKFRQLLLLLLLQIVSAVQYCHQKCIVHRDLKAENLLLDADMNIKIADFGFSNEFTMGNKLDTFCGSPPYAAPELFQGKKYDGPEVDVWSLGVILYTLVSGSLPFDGQNLKELRERVLRGKYRIPFYMSTDCENLLKKFLILNPTKRGSLEQQIMKDRWMNVGHEEEELKPFIEPQPDYKDPKRTGQNPDRAGGWKRDIMLQMGYSAEEIQDSLVNQKYNEVMATYLLLDYRNTEMDECISLSMKSRPGSDLTNSNAQSPSHKVQRSTSSNLKPRRATDAGSSASKRSQGDNKHTAEDYGRKGSGTGSSTKVPPSPLATADRKRSTPTPSTNSILSTGTSRSRNSPVPERATLGVQNGKDSLTTPGSRASTASAAAVLSSSHPRHHKSLSTSAHPSPPDIHAHRPSTAPQRVPVASPSAHNIGSSTATDRTNFPRNVTSRSTFSAGQQRAARDQHTSTYNGPPSSPSLSYGNSQARRAGGTGIFRKFTSKFVRRPMLTTAEKLEKVTLGSAGDENKDFLSSTSTVPSTPTSSLTSKDHKPRSLRFTWSMKTTSSMEPNEMMKEIRKVLDSNSCEYELRERYMLLCVSGNPACDDFVQWEMEVCKLPRLSLNGVRFKRISGTSIAFKNIASKVANELKL; from the exons tctccctctgAGTCCAAGGCAGGCGGGCGTCCCAATATGCCGCGGTGCCGGAATTCTGTCCCCACGACGGCAGACGAGCAGCCACACATTGGCAACTACCGGCTGCTAAAGACCATTGGCAAGGGCAACTTTGCCAAGGTCAAACTGGCCCGGCATGTCCTCACAGGGAAAGAG GTGGCTGTGAAAATCATTGACAAAACGCAACTTAACTCTTCCAGTCTCCAAAAG CTGTTTCGTGAAGTGAGGATCATGAAGTTGTTGAATCATCCAAATATCG TTAAGTTATTTGAAGTTATTGAGACTGAGAAGACACTGTACTTGATCATGGAGTATGCCAGTGGAG GTGAGGTGTTTGATTACCTTGTTGCTCACGGGAGAATGAAGGAGAAAGAGGCCAGAGCCAAATTTAGACAG CTGTTGCTCCTTCTCTTGCTACAGATAGTTTCAGCGGTACAGTACTGCCACCAGAAGTGCATTGTACACAGAGACCTAAAG GCAGAGAACCTACTCCTAGATGCTGACATGAACATCAAGATCGCAGACTTTGGTTTCAGCAATGAGTTCACCATGGGGAACAAGCTGGACACTTTTTGTGGCTCCCCGCCCTACGCTGCTCCGGAGCTGTTCCAAGGGAAGAAGTATGACGGGCCCGAGGTGGACGTCTGGAGCCTGGGGGTCATCCTCTACACACTGGTCAGCGGCTCTCTGCCCTTCGACGGGCAGAACCTCAAG GAGCTGCGTGAACGGGTTTTGCGGGGGAAGTATAGGATTCCGTTCTACATGTCCACAGACTGCGAGAACCTGCTCAAGAAGTTCCTCATTCTCAACCCAACCAAGAGGGGCAGCCTGGAG CAGCAGATCATGAAGGACCGCTGGATGAATGTAGGCCATGAGGAGGAGGAGCTGAAGCCCTTCATCGAGCCCCAGCCAGACTATAAGGACCCCAAGAGGACAGGTCAGAACCCCGACCGAGCGGGGGGGTGGAAGAGAG ATATCATGTTGCAGATGGGCTACTCTGCAGAGGAGATCCAGGACTCCCTCGTCAACCAAAAATATAATGAAGTCATGGCCACATATCTATTACTGGATTACAGGAACACAGAG aTGGACGAATGTATCAGTCTGTCAATGAAATCCCGCCCAGGAAGTGACCTCACAAACAGCAATGCTCAATCTCCTTCTCACAAGGTACAGCGCAGTACCTCATCCAATCTGAAGCCCCGGAGAGCAACAGATGCAG GTTCTTCTGCTTCCAAGCGTTCCCAGGGTGACAACAAGCACACAGCAGAGGATTATGGGAGGAAAGGTTCTGGCACTGGCAGCTCCACTAAAGTCCCTCCCAGTCCTTTAGCTACAGCAGATCGTAAGAGGAGCACCCCAACCCCCTCCACC AACAGCATCCTGTCCACTGGTACGAGTCGCAGTCGAAACTCGCCGGTCCCTGAGAGGGCCACACTTGGGGTCCAGAATGGAAAGGACAG CCTGACCACCCCAGGGTCCCGTGCCTCCACAGCCTCGGCAGCTGCCGTACTCTCCTCCTCCCACCCCCGACATCACAAGTCCTTGTCCACCTCTGCTCACCCCAGCCCCCCAGACATCCATGCACACCGGCCCAG CACCGCCCCTCAGAGAGTACCGGTGGCGTCTCCTTCTGCCCACAACATCGGCAGTTCCACGGCGACAGACCGTACCAACTTCCCCAGAAATGTGACCAGCCGGAGCACTTTCAGTGCCGGCCAGCAGAGGGCGGCACGGGACCAACATACCTCCACTTATAATGGTCCCCCAtcatccccttccctctcctacGGGAACAGCCAAGCCCGAAGAGCCGGGGGCACTGGTATCTTCAGAAAGTTCACTTCTAAATTTGTGCGCAG ACCCATGCTGACCACCGCTGAGAAGCTGGAAAAGGTCACTCTGGGCTCTGCAGGAGACGAGAACAAGGACTTCCTGTCTTCCACCTCTACGGTTCCCAGCACCCCGACTTCAAGCCTGACCTCCAAGGACCACAAGCCCCGCTCGCTGCGCTTCACCTGGAGCATGAAGACCACCTCCTCCATGGAGCCCAATGAGATGATGAAGGAGATCCGGAAGGTTTTGGACTCGAACAGCTGCGAGTATGAGCTACGGGAGCGCTACATGCTGCTGTGCGTGTCTGGGAATCCCGCCTGTGACGACTTTGTCCAGTGGGAGATGGAGGTTTGCAAGCTGCCCCGCCTCTCCCTCAACGGGGTTCGCTTTAAGCGCATTTCTGGCACGTCCATCGCCTTCAAGAACATCGCTTCCAAGGTTGCCAATGAGCTCAAACTTTGA
- the LOC120021349 gene encoding serine/threonine-protein kinase MARK2-like isoform X11: MSTRTVTRTTLLTIEHSSNQSPSESKAGGRPNMPRCRNSVPTTADEQPHIGNYRLLKTIGKGNFAKVKLARHVLTGKEVAVKIIDKTQLNSSSLQKLFREVRIMKLLNHPNIVKLFEVIETEKTLYLIMEYASGGEVFDYLVAHGRMKEKEARAKFRQLLLLLLLQIVSAVQYCHQKCIVHRDLKAENLLLDADMNIKIADFGFSNEFTMGNKLDTFCGSPPYAAPELFQGKKYDGPEVDVWSLGVILYTLVSGSLPFDGQNLKELRERVLRGKYRIPFYMSTDCENLLKKFLILNPTKRGSLEQQIMKDRWMNVGHEEEELKPFIEPQPDYKDPKRTGQNPDRAGGWKRDIMLQMGYSAEEIQDSLVNQKYNEVMATYLLLDYRNTEMDECISLSMKSRPGSDLTNSNAQSPSHKVQRSTSSNLKPRRATDAGSSASKRSQGDNKHTAEDYGRKGSGTGSSTKVPPSPLATADRKRSTPTPSTNSILSTGTSRSRNSPVPERATLGVQNGKDSTAPQRVPVASPSAHNIGSSTATDRTNFPRNVTSRSTFSAGQQRAARDQHTSTYNGPPSSPSLSYGNSQARRAGGTGIFRKFTSKFVRRNLTFRFPRSPYEGEGRDESSRPMLTTAEKLEKVTLGSAGDENKDFLSSTSTVPSTPTSSLTSKDHKPRSLRFTWSMKTTSSMEPNEMMKEIRKVLDSNSCEYELRERYMLLCVSGNPACDDFVQWEMEVCKLPRLSLNGVRFKRISGTSIAFKNIASKVANELKL, translated from the exons tctccctctgAGTCCAAGGCAGGCGGGCGTCCCAATATGCCGCGGTGCCGGAATTCTGTCCCCACGACGGCAGACGAGCAGCCACACATTGGCAACTACCGGCTGCTAAAGACCATTGGCAAGGGCAACTTTGCCAAGGTCAAACTGGCCCGGCATGTCCTCACAGGGAAAGAG GTGGCTGTGAAAATCATTGACAAAACGCAACTTAACTCTTCCAGTCTCCAAAAG CTGTTTCGTGAAGTGAGGATCATGAAGTTGTTGAATCATCCAAATATCG TTAAGTTATTTGAAGTTATTGAGACTGAGAAGACACTGTACTTGATCATGGAGTATGCCAGTGGAG GTGAGGTGTTTGATTACCTTGTTGCTCACGGGAGAATGAAGGAGAAAGAGGCCAGAGCCAAATTTAGACAG CTGTTGCTCCTTCTCTTGCTACAGATAGTTTCAGCGGTACAGTACTGCCACCAGAAGTGCATTGTACACAGAGACCTAAAG GCAGAGAACCTACTCCTAGATGCTGACATGAACATCAAGATCGCAGACTTTGGTTTCAGCAATGAGTTCACCATGGGGAACAAGCTGGACACTTTTTGTGGCTCCCCGCCCTACGCTGCTCCGGAGCTGTTCCAAGGGAAGAAGTATGACGGGCCCGAGGTGGACGTCTGGAGCCTGGGGGTCATCCTCTACACACTGGTCAGCGGCTCTCTGCCCTTCGACGGGCAGAACCTCAAG GAGCTGCGTGAACGGGTTTTGCGGGGGAAGTATAGGATTCCGTTCTACATGTCCACAGACTGCGAGAACCTGCTCAAGAAGTTCCTCATTCTCAACCCAACCAAGAGGGGCAGCCTGGAG CAGCAGATCATGAAGGACCGCTGGATGAATGTAGGCCATGAGGAGGAGGAGCTGAAGCCCTTCATCGAGCCCCAGCCAGACTATAAGGACCCCAAGAGGACAGGTCAGAACCCCGACCGAGCGGGGGGGTGGAAGAGAG ATATCATGTTGCAGATGGGCTACTCTGCAGAGGAGATCCAGGACTCCCTCGTCAACCAAAAATATAATGAAGTCATGGCCACATATCTATTACTGGATTACAGGAACACAGAG aTGGACGAATGTATCAGTCTGTCAATGAAATCCCGCCCAGGAAGTGACCTCACAAACAGCAATGCTCAATCTCCTTCTCACAAGGTACAGCGCAGTACCTCATCCAATCTGAAGCCCCGGAGAGCAACAGATGCAG GTTCTTCTGCTTCCAAGCGTTCCCAGGGTGACAACAAGCACACAGCAGAGGATTATGGGAGGAAAGGTTCTGGCACTGGCAGCTCCACTAAAGTCCCTCCCAGTCCTTTAGCTACAGCAGATCGTAAGAGGAGCACCCCAACCCCCTCCACC AACAGCATCCTGTCCACTGGTACGAGTCGCAGTCGAAACTCGCCGGTCCCTGAGAGGGCCACACTTGGGGTCCAGAATGGAAAGGACAG CACCGCCCCTCAGAGAGTACCGGTGGCGTCTCCTTCTGCCCACAACATCGGCAGTTCCACGGCGACAGACCGTACCAACTTCCCCAGAAATGTGACCAGCCGGAGCACTTTCAGTGCCGGCCAGCAGAGGGCGGCACGGGACCAACATACCTCCACTTATAATGGTCCCCCAtcatccccttccctctcctacGGGAACAGCCAAGCCCGAAGAGCCGGGGGCACTGGTATCTTCAGAAAGTTCACTTCTAAATTTGTGCGCAG AAATCTCACATTCAGATTCCCCAGAAG CCCGTATGAGGGAGAGGGTCGAGATGAGTCCAGCAG ACCCATGCTGACCACCGCTGAGAAGCTGGAAAAGGTCACTCTGGGCTCTGCAGGAGACGAGAACAAGGACTTCCTGTCTTCCACCTCTACGGTTCCCAGCACCCCGACTTCAAGCCTGACCTCCAAGGACCACAAGCCCCGCTCGCTGCGCTTCACCTGGAGCATGAAGACCACCTCCTCCATGGAGCCCAATGAGATGATGAAGGAGATCCGGAAGGTTTTGGACTCGAACAGCTGCGAGTATGAGCTACGGGAGCGCTACATGCTGCTGTGCGTGTCTGGGAATCCCGCCTGTGACGACTTTGTCCAGTGGGAGATGGAGGTTTGCAAGCTGCCCCGCCTCTCCCTCAACGGGGTTCGCTTTAAGCGCATTTCTGGCACGTCCATCGCCTTCAAGAACATCGCTTCCAAGGTTGCCAATGAGCTCAAACTTTGA